Within Triticum dicoccoides isolate Atlit2015 ecotype Zavitan chromosome 1B, WEW_v2.0, whole genome shotgun sequence, the genomic segment CCTACTTTACCTTTGTTTATGAATTACTTTGCAGGGCTCATGCTGATGAGATCACTAATGGACGCAATTTAAACCCTGATGTTGTCGAGAGGATTCAAAATGATAAGTTCCACGAATGGTTCCAAGCTCATGTAAGTGCCATATTTTGCATATACTATACACGTATCACTACATTTAGTTGTAATCAAATTCTAAATATCCAGATAAAGAAATTGGAGAAGGAAAAGGCATCCACAACATTGAAAAGGATATTAGATTGCTCGCCCGGGGCCCAGTTAATGCAGCCAAAAGATATTGCGCTTTCAACTCCCGAGGCTACCATTTTAGGCCTAAATGCTTGGATAAAGAGACACAAAATAGTGGAGTCATGGTAACTGCAAAAACTTCTAGTTATGCTTCAGCACATGATGCCAATCCTGTTTTACGTGATGTGACATACTACGGGAGGGTAATTGATATTGTCGAGCTAAACTACTCTGGACAGTTTTCAGTGGTGTTGTTTAAATGTGAATGGGTTAATGTGTTCTCAGAAACAGGAATGAAAAAAGACAAGTACGGTTACACACTTGTCAACTTCTCACATCAAATGTTCTATGTGGAAGATGAATTGAATCCAGGTTGGTCTGTGGTAATGAAGTTGCCAAAGCCTAGAGATGTATATGACTTAGGCAACTTGGAATGGGAAGCGCAGACAGAAAATGAGCCATTCCATGTTTCACAGCTTGGAGAGAGTTTGAAAATAAAGACCAATGAACAACATTGGGTTAGAACAGACGTTGAGGGGACAATAGTGGATGCTAATAATGCTTCGAGCAACGAAGAATAACTGAGGTTAGTAGCAATATGTTCTTGTGTTTCCATATTCAATTTGCAACATGTGTTTTTACCTCTAATATAATTTGTTGTTCAATCTTTCTGTTCTTCAATTATGTTTTGTGCATTCTTTCTTTTATGTTGGGTTGACACTTTCATATCAAATATGAAATTTAGTGATAAAAGTAGCACAAAATGTCTCTTCTATTTTCTTGTTCGTGTTTTGAATTATTTTGGCTGCATGCTACAGGTTCAGACTGCATGCTACATGGAGGCATGGAGGGGGTGGTCGGCTGTGTGCTTTGTGTTAGTACAAAACAGCCTACTCTTTTCTGCTTGCTGGCTTTGTGCTGACTACTTGACCAACTTGCTTGGTGATATACTGCTGTGTGAGACCATGTGTTGGTCAAAACATAGTATACTCTTATATTCATGCTTGGTAATTCGGTCAGCTGCGACACCACATGCTTTTTTGGAACATCAATTTGTACTTTGGTCAACAACAGTTCAGAATTGAGATACACACAGCTTCTTTGGAACTTTATTTTTGTATACATTGGTTAACAGTTCAGAATTGGCATACTCTTGCAGTGTTCAAAAATCTTGTTTTGCGATCACATGTTGCCATTTTTTTAAAGTCTGAATCTATCCTGGAGCAGTATATATGTTTTAGTTTCTCTACATATAATTCTCTTGCTGATGATTAGATTAGATGGTTAAAAGACTAGACTCTCCGAAGGCTGAAGGCAGATTCTGTACCAAGTAGAAAGTTCAGTGTTCTACCAACGACACTCAGCTTTCTCATGATTTTTGCTCTTTGAACCCAGCTATCAAAATGCATTCAAATTTAGGTTTTCATTATTCCAATTACACGAAATAGTATCTATTGAATATGTCTCCCTATCTGGATGAATTAGCACGAATTCTTGATCAGGGTGGTCCAACTAATAAAAAAGTCACACATATAACATGTCAACATACAGTATACCTTTGATCGAAAACCGCTCGCTTCCCAAATACAACACGTCAACATACTTTTATACTTTATAATAAAAATACggatcaataaatcttcaaagcatATTAAATTAATTAAGTCCAAAATTACTTAAAAGTAGCTAGCACACCTTTTAATTTTAACAAATTTTGGTAGCAGAAAACATTTTTTTCCAATACCCAAAAGAGCTGCACATCTTTTATATTAAGATAAGAGAAAAAAATATTTAAGGATTACGAACACACACACAGTACAAAGCACAAAACTTTGAGTTTGCACTCTCATCCAGCCTTAGAAAATAGGGTCATACTTACCCACGTAAAGGGAAATAATCTTTTTTAGAATTTTGTACAGGGAAATATCTTTTTTAGAAGAACTTACAGGAAAAAGTCAACTGCTATAGTTTGAGTCCTACCTTCTCTGGGCTTTGGTAGGTGGGCTACGCCAATTGTTTTATCCTAATATATCCTACCAGTAATCAAACACGCATCCTCTAAACTTCTATACGTAGCTAACATGTCAATGGCACAAGCCCATAACTATTACCTCAGAGGCCATGTGCTACGACGGGATCGACCTAATAATTGATCGCATGCATCTTGCAAAAAGTCTTCTCATGACAAGAAAGAAAATTTCAATCCAATATTATTACGTGTGTAACATTTACCTACGTAGATCACCTATGTGTTACAAACTTGTAACACAACATTGCATATCATGTATGTGTTACAATCTTGTAACACTCTCTCAACCGGCTTAAATAATGTGTTACAACACTGTAACACATTCGACATATGTGGAATATGTGTTACAACATCGTAACACTTCCCACAGAATGTGTTACAACTTAGGTGTGGACACAAATTTTGTCTGGCCGGGATTTCAACCAGTAACACATGTTTTCTTGTGTTACCGGGATGTGTTACCAAAGCTAATTTCTGTAGTAGTGAAAGAGCCCGTGTTTTACAACGGGAGAAAAAATAACACACCTCTGCGAGGTTTTGTCATTGTGTGCATGCGTGATTATAGATGATTGCCCTCAAAACAACATTTTAACAATATTTAATGGGCAAAATAACATAATGTTCAGATTCTACAGGGGGCTTTGTGAACATTTAATCCAGTtttatatataacatgttaaaattgaaGTTATGATTTAAaagatgtgaacattttttaaaaacataTGATATGAACTGTGGGTTGATTTTCAAAACTGCAGGGGGCTTTGTGTAAAAATTGAAACATTTTCTTCATGTCACTTAAAGTAGTATTGCCGGTTAATTGCCAAAAACTATAGGTTTTTTTTGTCTATTTGTTCCAGTTCTGCTGCGACATATTACATATGCAGGATTCTCCATCCAATTGAATATTCTGTTTAGTCCGTTGCGCCTCAATTCACTGTTAGATCTAATTTGCTctattctagctttcttttgtttTCGATGCATATTTGCATATTTTTGCCTTTCTCGTGTGCATTTTTTGCCTTTTTGTGTTGGCTCCATATTTGCATACTTTTTTCTCCCTTGCGTACATTTTTTTACAACTTGATCGAATCTTCAATTCTTTTGTTTTGCTGATAGGCTTCACTATGCTTTACAGTTTTTCATGTTTTTTCTTCTTCGGTCATCTTTGTGTATTGCTCTCTATCTCATTTCCTTCTTTGTTCCTTGGCATCCATGAGAGTTTTCTAGAATATAGAAATCTGTTGTTGATAAAAAAATGATAGACTTTGCATCATAAATAGAGCATGTGAGTACTCATATATTTATTTAATTACAACATATAT encodes:
- the LOC119299506 gene encoding uncharacterized protein LOC119299506, coding for MTFCSRYIVGFETKHNLPSQNEDNDEWVGHHDIAHGSRLFPHSGNPLGKPRNYVLSGVAKVQAHRYVLFNCSDVNSYLRAHADEITNGRNLNPDVVERIQNDKFHEWFQAHIKKLEKEKASTTLKRILDCSPGAQLMQPKDIALSTPEATILGLNAWIKRHKIVESW